One region of Culex pipiens pallens isolate TS chromosome 2, TS_CPP_V2, whole genome shotgun sequence genomic DNA includes:
- the LOC120416668 gene encoding lon protease homolog, mitochondrial isoform X2 — protein sequence MNQLACRIGRVIPKSFIRNVRTVSSLAVKQEPTFAGVARRRIVGQLAGPAARNGVTLEARTLSQFAIGSRSFCSKRDPEEDESTLDPEPVPFTNQLPATVAIPEVWPHLPVIAAKRNPVFPRFMKILEVTNPMLIDLIRRKVKLNQPYAGIFLKKDDDNPSEVMNDLSEIYNVGTFAQIQEMQDLGDKLRLVVTAHRRIKITGQLYEDLEASEEGKLENETDAEKRRRKHKNRNKKIIRNANNDSTLDGEPVAEPPKKRLLQPGEQQPVLMVEVENVKHESFKHTEEVKALTQEVIKTIRDIITMNPLYRESLQQMLNQNQRVVDNPVYLCDLGASLSAADPPELQEILEEMDIPKRLMLSLSLLKKELELSKLQAKIGREVEEKVKQQHRKYILQEQLKVIKKELGIEKDDKDAIGEKYRERIKDKVVPKAVSDVIEEELNKLNFLESHSSEFNVTRNYLDWLTTLPWGVMSEENLDIDRATEILDADHYGMEDIKKRILEFIAVSQLKGTTQGKILCFHGPPGVGKTSIARSIARALNREYFRFSVGGMTDVAEIKGHRRTYVGAMPGKLIQCLKKTKTENPLVLIDEVDKIGKGYQGDPSSALLELLDPEQNVNFLDHYLDVPVDLSKVLFICTANVIDTIPEPLRDRMEMIDMSGYVAEEKVAIAKQYLIPQAKKDCGLEDKHITITDEALSVLIRSYCRESGVRNLQKQIEKIVRKVTFKIVRKEIEFSEITGQNLNELLGKPIFTHDRMYESTPPGVVMGLAWTAMGGSALYIETAKRKLIEAPKKEAAVSDGSLELTGHLGDVMKESARIALTVARNFIRKSDQDNNFLESSHIHLHVPEGATPKDGPSAGVTIVTALLSLAKGTPIRQNVAMTGEVSLMGKVLPVGGIKEKTIAAKRSGVNCIILPEENKKDYTDLPSFITDGLEVHFVDHYSDVYKIVFPQGQ from the exons ATGAACCAGCTAGCGTGTAGAATCGGGCGAGTAATTCCAAAGAGCTTTATCCGCAATGTGAGAACGGTGTCCAGTTTGGCGGTGAAACAAGAGCCGACTTTTGCCGGAGTAGCGCGCCGGAGGATTGTTGGCCAGCTTGCTGGACCGGCGGCGAGGAATGGCGTGACGCTGGAGGCGCGAACGTTGTCACAGTTTGCCATCGGTAGCCGGTCCTTTTGCAGCAAGCGCGATCCGGAGGAGGACGAGAGCACGTTggatccggaaccggttccgtttACAAATCAGCTGCCGGCGACTGTTGCCATTCCGGAGGTTTGGCCCCACCTGCCGGTGATTGCGGCCAAGCGCAATCCGGTGTTTCCGCGGTTTATGAAGATTTTGGAG GTGACGAATCCGATGCTGATAGATCTGATCCGGCGGAAGGTGAAACTGAACCAACCGTACGCGGGAATTTTCCTCAAGAAGGACGATGACAATCCCAGCGAAGTGATGAACGATCTGAGTGAAATCTACAACGTCGGAACGTTTGCGCAGATTCAGGAAATGCAGGATTTGGGCGACAAGTTGCGCCTCGTGGTGACCGCTCACCGGCGGATCAAGATCACAGGGCAGCTGTACGAGGACTTGGAGGCATCCGAGGAGGGCAAAC TGGAGAACGAGACCGACGCGGAGAAGCGGCGCCGAAAGCACAAGAACCGCAACAAGAAGATCATTCGGAACGCCAACAACGATAGCACACTGGACGGGGAACCGGTTGCGGAGCCACCGAAGAAGCGCCTGCTTCAGCCGGGCGAGCAGCAGCCGGTTCTGATGGTGGAGGTCGAAAACGTGAAGCACGAATCGTTCAAACACACCGAGGAGGTGAAGGCCCTCACGCAGGAGGTGATCAAGACAATTCGGGACATTATCACGATGAATCCGCTGTACAG AGAGAGCCTGCAGCAAATGTTGAATCAGAATCAACGCGTAGTCGACAATCCGGTCTACCTGTGCGATCTGGGGGCGTCCCTGTCCGCGGCTGATCCACCCGAGTTGCAGGAGATATTGGAGGAGATGGAT ATCCCAAAACGCTTGATGCTGTCGCTGTCGCTGCTCAAGAAGGAACTCGAGCTGTCCAAGCTGCAGGCCAAGATCGGTCGCGAGGTGGAGGAGAAGGTCAAGCAGCAGCACCGCAAGTACATCCTGCAGGAGCAGCTCAAGGTGATCAAGAAGGAGCTGGGCATCGAGAAGGACGACAAGGACGCGATCGGGGAAAAGTATCGCGAGCGCATCAAGGACAAGGTGGTGCCGAAGGCCGTGTCGGACGTGATCGAGGAAGAGCTGAACAAGCTGAACTTCCTGGAGAGTCACAGCTCGGAGTTCAA CGTAACCCGCAACTATCTAGACTGGTTAACGACGCTGCCGTGGGGCGTTATGAGCGAAGAGAATCTGGACATTGATCGAGCGACGGAGATTCTGGACGCCGATCATTACGGCATGGAGGACATCAAAAAGCGCATTCTGGAGTTTATCGCCGTGAGTCAACTGAAGGGCACAACTCAGGGAAAGATTTTGTGCTTCCACGGACCTCCGGGCGTGGGTAAGACCAGTATTGCGCGGTCCATTGCCCGGGCTCTGAACCGAGAGTACTTCCGGTTCAGCGTCGGTGGAATGACGGACGTGGCGGAGATCAAGGGTCACCGGAGGACGTACGTAGGCGCCATGCCGGGCAAATTGATTCAATGCTTGAAGAAGACCAAGACGGAGAATCCGCTTGTGTTGATCGATGAAGTCGACAAGATTGGAAA GGGCTACCAAGGCGATCCCAGCTCAGCACTGCTGGAACTGCTCGATCCCGAACAGAACGTAAACTTCCTCGATCACTACCTGGACGTACCGGTAGATCTGTCCAAGGTCCTGTTCATCTGCACTGCCAACGTAATTGATACGATCCCGGAGCCGCTGCGTGATCGAATGGAGATGATCGACATGTCAG GTTACGTCGCGGAGGAGAAGGTAGCGATCGCCAAGCAGTACCTCATCCCCCAGGCCAAAAAGGATTGTGGCCTCGAAGACAAGCACATCACCATCACCGACGAAGCGCTCTCCGTCCTGATTCGCAGCTACTGTCGCGAGTCCGGAGTGCGAAATCTGCAGAAACAGATCGAGAAGATCGTGCGCAAGGTAACTTTCAAAATCGTTCGCAAGGAGATCGAGTTCTCTGAGATCACCGGCCAAAACCTGAACGAACTGCTCGGTAAACCCATTTTCACCCACGATCGCATGTACGAATCTACGccacccggagtggtcatggGTCTTGCCTGGACGGCGATGGGCGGCTCCGCCCTCTACATTGAAACTGCCAAACGAAAACTGATCGAAGCACCAAAGAAGGAAGCCGCCGTCTCGGACGGATCGCTCGAACTAACGGGCCACCTGGGTGATGTGATGAAGGAGTCCGCCCGGATAGCCCTCACAGTCGCGCGTAACTTTATCCGGAAATCCGACCAGGACAACAACTTCCTCGAGTCGAGCCACATTCACCTGCACGTCCCCGAGGGAGCCACGCCGAAAGATGGCCCCAGTGCCGGTGTCACGATCGTGACCGCGCTGCTCTCCCTCGCCAAGGGAACGCCCATCCGGCAGAATGTGGCCATGACCGGGGAGGTGTCGCTGATGGGTAAGGTTTTGCCCGTTGGTGGAATCAAGGAGAAGACGATCGCCGCCAAGCGAAGTGGCGTAAATTGCATTATTCTGCCGGAGGAAAATAAGAAAGACTACACCGACTTGCCCAGCTTTATTACGGACGGGTTGGAAGTGCATTTTGTGGACCATTACTCGGACGTGTACAAAATTGTGTTCCCCCAGGGTCAGTGA
- the LOC120416668 gene encoding lon protease homolog, mitochondrial isoform X1, with protein MNQLACRIGRVIPKSFIRNVRTVSSLAVKQEPTFAGVARRRIVGQLAGPAARNGVTLEARTLSQFAIGSRSFCSKRDPEEDESTLDPEPVPFTNQLPATVAIPEVWPHLPVIAAKRNPVFPRFMKILEVTNPMLIDLIRRKVKLNQPYAGIFLKKDDDNPSEVMNDLSEIYNVGTFAQIQEMQDLGDKLRLVVTAHRRIKITGQLYEDLEASEEGKQMTIKYPFFKTQINVSVENETDAEKRRRKHKNRNKKIIRNANNDSTLDGEPVAEPPKKRLLQPGEQQPVLMVEVENVKHESFKHTEEVKALTQEVIKTIRDIITMNPLYRESLQQMLNQNQRVVDNPVYLCDLGASLSAADPPELQEILEEMDIPKRLMLSLSLLKKELELSKLQAKIGREVEEKVKQQHRKYILQEQLKVIKKELGIEKDDKDAIGEKYRERIKDKVVPKAVSDVIEEELNKLNFLESHSSEFNVTRNYLDWLTTLPWGVMSEENLDIDRATEILDADHYGMEDIKKRILEFIAVSQLKGTTQGKILCFHGPPGVGKTSIARSIARALNREYFRFSVGGMTDVAEIKGHRRTYVGAMPGKLIQCLKKTKTENPLVLIDEVDKIGKGYQGDPSSALLELLDPEQNVNFLDHYLDVPVDLSKVLFICTANVIDTIPEPLRDRMEMIDMSGYVAEEKVAIAKQYLIPQAKKDCGLEDKHITITDEALSVLIRSYCRESGVRNLQKQIEKIVRKVTFKIVRKEIEFSEITGQNLNELLGKPIFTHDRMYESTPPGVVMGLAWTAMGGSALYIETAKRKLIEAPKKEAAVSDGSLELTGHLGDVMKESARIALTVARNFIRKSDQDNNFLESSHIHLHVPEGATPKDGPSAGVTIVTALLSLAKGTPIRQNVAMTGEVSLMGKVLPVGGIKEKTIAAKRSGVNCIILPEENKKDYTDLPSFITDGLEVHFVDHYSDVYKIVFPQGQ; from the exons ATGAACCAGCTAGCGTGTAGAATCGGGCGAGTAATTCCAAAGAGCTTTATCCGCAATGTGAGAACGGTGTCCAGTTTGGCGGTGAAACAAGAGCCGACTTTTGCCGGAGTAGCGCGCCGGAGGATTGTTGGCCAGCTTGCTGGACCGGCGGCGAGGAATGGCGTGACGCTGGAGGCGCGAACGTTGTCACAGTTTGCCATCGGTAGCCGGTCCTTTTGCAGCAAGCGCGATCCGGAGGAGGACGAGAGCACGTTggatccggaaccggttccgtttACAAATCAGCTGCCGGCGACTGTTGCCATTCCGGAGGTTTGGCCCCACCTGCCGGTGATTGCGGCCAAGCGCAATCCGGTGTTTCCGCGGTTTATGAAGATTTTGGAG GTGACGAATCCGATGCTGATAGATCTGATCCGGCGGAAGGTGAAACTGAACCAACCGTACGCGGGAATTTTCCTCAAGAAGGACGATGACAATCCCAGCGAAGTGATGAACGATCTGAGTGAAATCTACAACGTCGGAACGTTTGCGCAGATTCAGGAAATGCAGGATTTGGGCGACAAGTTGCGCCTCGTGGTGACCGCTCACCGGCGGATCAAGATCACAGGGCAGCTGTACGAGGACTTGGAGGCATCCGAGGAGGGCAAAC AAATGACAATAAAGTATCCGTTCTTTAAAACGCAAATTAACGTATCAGTGGAGAACGAGACCGACGCGGAGAAGCGGCGCCGAAAGCACAAGAACCGCAACAAGAAGATCATTCGGAACGCCAACAACGATAGCACACTGGACGGGGAACCGGTTGCGGAGCCACCGAAGAAGCGCCTGCTTCAGCCGGGCGAGCAGCAGCCGGTTCTGATGGTGGAGGTCGAAAACGTGAAGCACGAATCGTTCAAACACACCGAGGAGGTGAAGGCCCTCACGCAGGAGGTGATCAAGACAATTCGGGACATTATCACGATGAATCCGCTGTACAG AGAGAGCCTGCAGCAAATGTTGAATCAGAATCAACGCGTAGTCGACAATCCGGTCTACCTGTGCGATCTGGGGGCGTCCCTGTCCGCGGCTGATCCACCCGAGTTGCAGGAGATATTGGAGGAGATGGAT ATCCCAAAACGCTTGATGCTGTCGCTGTCGCTGCTCAAGAAGGAACTCGAGCTGTCCAAGCTGCAGGCCAAGATCGGTCGCGAGGTGGAGGAGAAGGTCAAGCAGCAGCACCGCAAGTACATCCTGCAGGAGCAGCTCAAGGTGATCAAGAAGGAGCTGGGCATCGAGAAGGACGACAAGGACGCGATCGGGGAAAAGTATCGCGAGCGCATCAAGGACAAGGTGGTGCCGAAGGCCGTGTCGGACGTGATCGAGGAAGAGCTGAACAAGCTGAACTTCCTGGAGAGTCACAGCTCGGAGTTCAA CGTAACCCGCAACTATCTAGACTGGTTAACGACGCTGCCGTGGGGCGTTATGAGCGAAGAGAATCTGGACATTGATCGAGCGACGGAGATTCTGGACGCCGATCATTACGGCATGGAGGACATCAAAAAGCGCATTCTGGAGTTTATCGCCGTGAGTCAACTGAAGGGCACAACTCAGGGAAAGATTTTGTGCTTCCACGGACCTCCGGGCGTGGGTAAGACCAGTATTGCGCGGTCCATTGCCCGGGCTCTGAACCGAGAGTACTTCCGGTTCAGCGTCGGTGGAATGACGGACGTGGCGGAGATCAAGGGTCACCGGAGGACGTACGTAGGCGCCATGCCGGGCAAATTGATTCAATGCTTGAAGAAGACCAAGACGGAGAATCCGCTTGTGTTGATCGATGAAGTCGACAAGATTGGAAA GGGCTACCAAGGCGATCCCAGCTCAGCACTGCTGGAACTGCTCGATCCCGAACAGAACGTAAACTTCCTCGATCACTACCTGGACGTACCGGTAGATCTGTCCAAGGTCCTGTTCATCTGCACTGCCAACGTAATTGATACGATCCCGGAGCCGCTGCGTGATCGAATGGAGATGATCGACATGTCAG GTTACGTCGCGGAGGAGAAGGTAGCGATCGCCAAGCAGTACCTCATCCCCCAGGCCAAAAAGGATTGTGGCCTCGAAGACAAGCACATCACCATCACCGACGAAGCGCTCTCCGTCCTGATTCGCAGCTACTGTCGCGAGTCCGGAGTGCGAAATCTGCAGAAACAGATCGAGAAGATCGTGCGCAAGGTAACTTTCAAAATCGTTCGCAAGGAGATCGAGTTCTCTGAGATCACCGGCCAAAACCTGAACGAACTGCTCGGTAAACCCATTTTCACCCACGATCGCATGTACGAATCTACGccacccggagtggtcatggGTCTTGCCTGGACGGCGATGGGCGGCTCCGCCCTCTACATTGAAACTGCCAAACGAAAACTGATCGAAGCACCAAAGAAGGAAGCCGCCGTCTCGGACGGATCGCTCGAACTAACGGGCCACCTGGGTGATGTGATGAAGGAGTCCGCCCGGATAGCCCTCACAGTCGCGCGTAACTTTATCCGGAAATCCGACCAGGACAACAACTTCCTCGAGTCGAGCCACATTCACCTGCACGTCCCCGAGGGAGCCACGCCGAAAGATGGCCCCAGTGCCGGTGTCACGATCGTGACCGCGCTGCTCTCCCTCGCCAAGGGAACGCCCATCCGGCAGAATGTGGCCATGACCGGGGAGGTGTCGCTGATGGGTAAGGTTTTGCCCGTTGGTGGAATCAAGGAGAAGACGATCGCCGCCAAGCGAAGTGGCGTAAATTGCATTATTCTGCCGGAGGAAAATAAGAAAGACTACACCGACTTGCCCAGCTTTATTACGGACGGGTTGGAAGTGCATTTTGTGGACCATTACTCGGACGTGTACAAAATTGTGTTCCCCCAGGGTCAGTGA